One Phaseolus vulgaris cultivar G19833 chromosome 4, P. vulgaris v2.0, whole genome shotgun sequence DNA window includes the following coding sequences:
- the LOC137837662 gene encoding heat stress transcription factor B-2a-like, producing MAQPPPVEHNTDSTTTASAAADSQRSIPTPFLTKTFQLVDDQSIDDVISWNDDGSTFIVWNPTVFARDLLPKYFKHNNFSSFVRQLNTYGFRKVVPDRWEFSNDCFRRGEKRLLSEIQRRKISLPAPTPCLTAPATVVVPTPMPLTAIPIISPSNSGEEQVISSNSSPSLAPAELVDENERLRKENVQLTKELAEMRSLCNNIYALMSNYANANGNTNGNGSYQTDGGAGGAQGSRESGMTALKPLDLMPTKRISGEDAAEVMNPKLFGVAIGAKRAREGGGSCEDCGEEGGGKKDTLLRLHHPGPADVKPEPLDCQSHRENQETPWLSQCHIANQRVCN from the exons ATGGCTCAGCCGCCTCCGGTGGAACACAACACCGACTCCACCACCACCGCCTCTGCCGCTGCAGACTCACAGAGATCTATTCCAACGCCGTTTCTCACCAAAACCTTTCAACTCGTCGACGACCAATCCATCGACGATGTTATTTCCTGGAACGACGACGGATCAACGTTCATCGTTTGGAACCCTACCGTCTTCGCCAGAGACTTGCTtcctaaatattttaaacacaaCAATTTCTCCAGTTTCGTTCGCCAACTCAACACTTAC GGATTCAGGAAGGTCGTACCTGATCGGTGGGAATTCTCGAACGATTGTTTCCGTCGAGGCGAGAAGCGCCTTCTGAGCGAAATTCAACGGCGGAAGATTTCGTTGCCGGCGCCGACTCCGTGTCTGACAGCGCCGGCAACGGTTGTTGTTCCGACGCCGATGCCGTTGACTGCGATACCGATCATATCCCCGTCGAACTCCGGCGAGGAGCAGGTGATATCGTCGAACTCTTCACCGTCGCTCGCGCCGGCGGAGCTCGTCGACGAGAACGAGAGGCTGAGGAAAGAGAACGTTCAGTTGACCAAAGAGCTCGCGGAGATGAGATCGCTCTGCAACAATATATATGCTCTCATGTCAAATTACGCCAACGCCAACGGTAACACTAACGGGAACGGAAGTTACCAAACGGACGGCGGTGCTGGTGGCGCTCAGGGAAGTAGGGAGTCCGGCATGACGGCGTTGAAGCCGCTCGATTTGATGCCGACGAAACGGATCTCCGGTGAGGACGCGGCGGAGGTGATGAATCCGAAGCTATTCGGTGTGGCGATTGGAGCGAAGCGCGCGAGGGAGGGAGGAGGAAGTTGTGAAGATTGTGGAGAAGAAGGTGGAGGAAAGAAAGATACGCTGCTGCGTTTGCATCACCCAGGTCCTGCGGACGTGAAACCTGAGCCGTTGGATTGCCAGAGCCATCGCGAGAATCAGGAAACGCCGTGGTTAAGTCAGTGTCACATAGCAAATCAGAGGGTGTGTAACTGA